A stretch of the Cydia amplana chromosome 6, ilCydAmpl1.1, whole genome shotgun sequence genome encodes the following:
- the LOC134648892 gene encoding intraflagellar transport protein 81 homolog, which translates to MTEQIKFIVKEINASLGRNYDLIKFDALDEKQLLQLLVDLLVAFNAGEKLDVCDDDPETVSVRLLEMLGSVKYRPPAGEDPPRFRALLLAGDANTVHHVLYWLLANKEHVTNTAYLAKYLKIPDIPTDVARNNTIQDLLDLYQNLIDEFKEVHKRTRMLQKENASEIINDIKEMAVERDIVIKRLENVQVNLIDVGNKDELMNISKALRVQQEMTSTLEHQYETQQAQLKAASDQLKRYLNVIHGQSAAPKTVNDVIKHLNEEIQLNSYLVKEKLPQEAAHLQKELNIMQTIAMEQHPTRSDLMAVQDKIAVVNSEIEQLVQRRLASSTPQEDKLAPFRQQAAVIRRNKDASAARADELAASLREHEATLADLQSQVRHLLGDTILRGEELKKYVNTLRTKSTIYKRQRANLSTFKVEAGILTRTLHLLSTADPTVELALVNHKKTKIEDDDAAEKDFKSADLEKKSLHDLSQLVAQTAQKLSQVRQGIQPLADKIKPIKEQFQSVQQQYDQKKRVYEATSINITSQMEPFKNQVKELTDQLNSKEEEWKNLRQKITKAESLQEVVMFEMKNSMQSPRRPSKTEALMKKVADMEQIVKNLEEEQKVISSRQGIVEEQTRLWENTLELLRCKLRARTQPSARQGRMHITQHSQMLTLT; encoded by the exons ATGACGGAACAAATAAAGTTTATCGTGAAGGAGATAAACGCAAGTTTGGGGCGGAACTACGACTTGATAAAGTTTGACGCCTTGGATGAAAAGCAGTTACTCCAGCTGCTCGTCGATTTACTCGTAGCCTTTAACGCTGGGGAGAAG TTGGACGTTTGCGACGATGACCCCGAGACCGTGTCGGTCCGTCTGCTGGAGATGCTGGGCAGTGTCAAGTACCGACCGCCGGCGGGCGAGGATCCGCCGCGGTTCCGGGCTCTGCTGCTAGCGGGTGACGCAAACACCGTCCACCACGTGCTGTACTGGCTGCTGGCCAACAAGGAGCACGTCACTAACACCGCTTATCTGGCCAA atATTTGAAGATACCAGATATACCAACCGACGTAGCACGTAATAATACGATCCAAGATTTACTGGACCTGTACCAGAATCTAATAGATGAATTCAAAGAGGTGCACAAGCGAACAAGGATGTTACAGAAGGAAAATGCGTCTGAAATCATTAATGATATCAAGGAGATGGCGGTCGAGCGCGATATAG TTATTAAGCGATTAGAGAACGTGCAAGTTAATCTGATAGACGTAGGCAATAAGGATGAGCTGATGAATATTAGCAAGGCTCTAAGGGTTCAACAGGAAATGACGAGCACACTGGAGCACCAG TACGAGACCCAACAAGCCCAATTGAAGGCTGCTTCGGACCAATTGAAAAGATATTTAAATGTTATACATGGGCAAAGTGCGGCGCCGAAAACAGTTAACGACGTGATTAAACATCTGAATGAGGAAATTCAG cTGAACAGCTACCTCGTGAAGGAGAAATTGCCGCAAGAGGCTGCGCACCTGCAGAAAGAGCTGAATATTATGCAAACTATTGCCATGGAGCAACATCCCACTCGGTCGGATTTAATGGCTGTGCAAGACAAG ATAGCAGTGGTCAACAGTGAAATCGAACAGCTCGTACAGCGTCGCTTGGCATCCTCTACGCCGCAGGAAGACAAGCTGGCGCCGTTCCGGCAGCAGGCGGCGGTGATCCGGCGAAATAAGGACGCCAGTGCCGCGCGCGCCGATGAGCTGGCAGCGTCCCTGCGCGAGCACGAGGCCACTCTGGCGGACTTGCAGTCTCAG GTTCGCCATCTTCTCGGAGACACGATCCTCAGAGGAGAGGAGTTAAAGAAATACGTCAACACGCTGCGCACTAAGAGCACAATATACAAAAGACAGAGGGCCAACTTATCAACCTTTAAG GTCGAGGCGGGGATCTTAACGCGGACGTTACATCTCCTGAGCACCGCTGATCCTACCGTGGAATTGGCTCTAGTGAATCACAAGAAAACGAAGATTGAAGACGATGACGCCGCCGAAAAAGACTTTAAGTCGGCGGACTTAGAGAAAAAATCTTTGCATGACTTATCACAG TTAGTGGCTCAAACAGCACAGAAACTGTCTCAAGTGCGCCAAGGAATACAACCGCTcgcggacaaaataaaaccgATAAAAGAGCAATTTCAATCAGTACAGCAGCAATACGACCAGAAGAAGCGCGTTTACGAAGCGACCTCCATCAACATTACTTCGCAAATGGAACCATTCAAGAATCAAGTGAAAGAGTTGACTGACCAACTGAATAGTAAGGAGGAGGAATGGAAAAACTTGCGGCAAAAAATAACAAAGGCCGAAAGTTTACAAGAGGTTGTGATGTTTGAGATGAAAAACTCAATGCAGTCCCCGCGGAGGCCCTCCAAAACCGAGGCTTTGATGAAAAAGGTTGCTGATATGGAGCAAATTGTAAAAAACTTGGAGGAG gaACAAAAGGTGATCAGTTCCCGTCAAGGCATAGTGGAAGAGCAGACGCGACTGTGGGAGAACACGCTGGAGCTGTTGCGCTGCAAGCTACGTGCGCGGACGCAGCCATCTGCGCGCCAGGGCCGCATGCACATCACGCAGCACTCGCAGATGCTTACCCTGACATAA